A window of the Sandaracinaceae bacterium genome harbors these coding sequences:
- a CDS encoding MFS transporter: protein MHDESLAGLALPARPEWSRRAVLAVVLLAAFSTNLTLTILTIALAPIAVDLGVSIGDVAWVTLAPMVVSAVVTPAAGRIADRWGRKKTWFLGVGVATFGMLASGLAPSLPWLIVARVVTGTGTALVMPSGLAIASSAWSREEQSVPLGYWTSTMAFSPTLGIVLGGFAIEYATWRVLFFAQLPIAVVALVMAVSVLPTDVPSTEDARAFDYKGAAVGALGVLAALLWMVRAPQWGFLSLEALLALGVAVVTLAWFWRIEKRAEEPVLPPPIFERQLTRRALLSRSVVQAVYMGSFLITPVLLTRIAGWSPGVVAAALLPRPIAMGIVGPLAGLLIRRSGVSLPTQVGAALVAAGCAYHAWFTPEMPYLWLALALVAQGAGLALASTATAAAVTSDSAARDLGASSAALGLTTALANAGGMALLLGALEALGGDGVPAAYGGAFALAAGLALAVALLPVRAERP, encoded by the coding sequence GTGCATGACGAGTCGCTCGCTGGCTTGGCGCTCCCCGCACGGCCCGAGTGGTCGCGCCGCGCCGTGCTGGCGGTGGTGTTGCTGGCCGCGTTCAGCACCAACCTGACGCTCACCATCCTGACCATCGCGCTGGCGCCCATCGCAGTGGACCTCGGGGTGAGCATCGGCGACGTGGCCTGGGTGACGCTGGCGCCCATGGTGGTGAGCGCCGTGGTGACACCGGCTGCGGGCCGCATCGCCGACCGCTGGGGCCGCAAGAAGACCTGGTTCCTCGGCGTGGGCGTGGCCACCTTCGGCATGCTCGCCTCGGGGCTCGCGCCCAGCTTGCCGTGGCTCATCGTGGCGCGCGTGGTCACGGGCACCGGCACCGCGCTGGTCATGCCCAGCGGGCTCGCCATCGCGTCGTCGGCCTGGTCGCGCGAGGAGCAGTCGGTGCCGCTCGGCTACTGGACCAGCACCATGGCCTTCTCACCCACGCTGGGCATCGTGCTGGGCGGCTTCGCCATCGAGTACGCCACGTGGCGCGTGCTGTTCTTCGCGCAGCTGCCCATCGCCGTGGTGGCGCTGGTCATGGCCGTGAGCGTGCTGCCCACGGACGTGCCGTCCACCGAGGACGCGCGCGCCTTCGACTACAAGGGCGCCGCCGTGGGTGCGCTGGGTGTGCTGGCCGCGCTGCTGTGGATGGTGCGCGCGCCGCAGTGGGGCTTCCTGTCGCTCGAGGCGCTGCTGGCCCTGGGCGTGGCCGTGGTCACGCTGGCCTGGTTCTGGCGCATCGAAAAGCGCGCCGAGGAGCCCGTGCTGCCGCCTCCCATCTTCGAGCGCCAGCTCACGCGCCGTGCTTTGTTGTCACGCTCGGTGGTCCAGGCCGTCTACATGGGGAGCTTCCTGATCACTCCCGTGCTCCTGACGCGCATCGCCGGCTGGTCGCCCGGTGTGGTGGCGGCTGCGCTGTTGCCGCGGCCCATCGCCATGGGCATCGTGGGACCGCTCGCGGGCCTGCTCATTCGCCGCTCGGGTGTGTCGCTGCCCACGCAGGTGGGCGCGGCGCTCGTGGCTGCGGGCTGCGCCTATCACGCCTGGTTCACGCCGGAGATGCCTTATCTGTGGCTCGCGCTGGCGCTGGTGGCCCAGGGCGCAGGGCTGGCCCTGGCATCCACGGCCACGGCGGCTGCGGTGACGTCGGACAGCGCAGCGCGGGATCTCGGGGCCTCATCGGCGGCGCTCGGGCTCACCACGGCGCTGGCCAACGCAGGCGGCATGGCCCTCCTGCTGGGAGCCCTCGAGGCGCTCGGCGGCGATGGGGTGCCAGCGGCGTATGGCGGCGCTTTCGCGCTTGCCGCAGGGCTCGCGCTCGCGGTGGCGCTCTTGCCCGTTCGCGCTGAACGTCCCTGA